The DNA window TCGGCAGCGATGGAAAACTTCATGGATTCCAACATCCAGTGGTGTTCACACTGCTCATGTTCCTGGGCGAGTTCCTGTGctttgtggccttcaaggTGATCCGCCTGATCTCCAGTCGTCGTGGAGTAAGTTCCAATGCCGGTTGGTTTATAACCGGCAAAGCTTTCGTGTTTAAGAAACTTTAAATGTAATCATCTGGCAATCGTGCACAGGTCGTATCCGATCTGGATAGCATCTTGTCGCAGGACAGCAGTGAGTTCCGCCCTGTGAGCATGCTACTGCCCACCTTGCTAGATGCGGCAGCCTCCATTCTGTTGTTCACCGGACTTTACTTGACATACGCCACCAGCTTTCAGATGATAAGAGGTACTTCTATCAGCAAATGCCCTTGCTTATCTTTACTTACGTCGCCTCATCTTTCCCGCAGGCGCCGCCCTGATCTTTGTGGGCATCTTTAGCACCATGTTTCTGAACCACACGCTCACCGGACGGCACTGGTTGGCCATATTTACGATATCATGCGGCCTGCTGGACATTATCAGTCTGGACGTCCATCGCGTGGAATACGACCTGGTTACGTTGCCTCACACGGACTACAAATCCATTCTGACCGGCGACTTACTCATCATCATTGCTGAGATTCTGCACGGACTGCAGTATGTTTGCGAGGAGAAACAGCTTAAAACCTCGAATGTTGCTCCTTTGCAAGCTGCTGGCTGGCAGGGAATCTTCGGCTTGGGCATCACCTCGCTGCTAGCCATTTGCTTGAACTTCCTGCCGAGCATTGATCCATTTAGCTGTAGTTCACGAGCAGTTTTCGACGATTGGGGTGATCTATTTGCGGCTCTGCAGGGGAGTATCTCATTGGTTATGGCTCTGATTGCCTTCACCATCTCATGTGCCATGTACAACTTCATTGGACTGTACATAGCGATGTACTCGTCCAGCGCCAACCGGCTTCTGGCCGATGGCCTACGCGTGTACTTCATCTGGGTGTTCGTGATTATCATGGAGTGGGAGTACATGAACCTGGTCACGATCATGGGCTTTCTCATCCTGCAAATGGGTATCATCCTCTACCGACAGGCCCTATTCCTCGACTGGTATCGAGCTGCAGTAGCT is part of the Drosophila sechellia strain sech25 chromosome 3R, ASM438219v1, whole genome shotgun sequence genome and encodes:
- the LOC6606747 gene encoding solute carrier family 35 member F6, which encodes MDHRVFLSLIFVLSGTFNVLVVKWANQQQVIGSDGKLHGFQHPVVFTLLMFLGEFLCFVAFKVIRLISSRRGVVSDLDSILSQDSSEFRPVSMLLPTLLDAAASILLFTGLYLTYATSFQMIRGAALIFVGIFSTMFLNHTLTGRHWLAIFTISCGLLDIISLDVHRVEYDLVTLPHTDYKSILTGDLLIIIAEILHGLQYVCEEKQLKTSNVAPLQAAGWQGIFGLGITSLLAICLNFLPSIDPFSCSSRAVFDDWGDLFAALQGSISLVMALIAFTISCAMYNFIGLYIAMYSSSANRLLADGLRVYFIWVFVIIMEWEYMNLVTIMGFLILQMGIILYRQALFLDWYRAAVARWYRARYVDLGTENAAAPNSRPADVI